In Xiphophorus maculatus strain JP 163 A chromosome 15, X_maculatus-5.0-male, whole genome shotgun sequence, the following are encoded in one genomic region:
- the epm2a gene encoding laforin isoform X1 — MLFRFGVILTPESSDVEVLVLGSREEMGHWDPNRAVRMKASQKLPSPDEPCLWTGEVELAEPFKDSLWFKFIRKARDTIIWEGSGPSHDRHCLYDEKNVVNGVYCHPIGHWIEETGHTDEMRHTTNFYFKVAGQKAIHFSRVLPRVWLGSCPRQVEHVTIKMKHELGITAVMNFQTEWDVVNNSSGCRRNHEEAMSPDALMHLYKDCGIVYVWLPTPDMSTEGRIRMLPQAVFLLHGLLENGHTIYVHCNAGVGRSTAAVCGLLIYILGWSLRRVQYFVTSRRPAVYIDEEALVQAQQDFIQKFEEDCRAVWRCYSLLLLARDTSILKSNKSRRTLPSSQRYLPSRHQGVQLSLTVLICSISSFMFLSEAILRKTTT; from the exons ATGTTGTTCAGATTCGGTGTCATTCTGACTCCGGAGTCCTCGGACGTGGAGGTTTTAGTTCTGGGTTCGCGTGAGGAAATGGGTCACTGGGACCCGAACAGGGCGGTTCGGATGAAGGCTTCGCAGAAGCTGCCGTCACCAGATGAACCGTGTCTGTGGACCGGAGAAGTGGAGCTGGCCGAGCCGTTCAAAGACTCTCTGTGGTTCAAGTTTATCAGAAAGGCCCGGGACACCATTATCTGGGAAG GTAGCGGACCAAGTCATGACAGGCATTGTTTATATGATGAGAAAAATGTGGTGAATGGAGTGTACTGCCACCCGATTGGTCACTGGATAGAGGAAACAGGACACACTGATGAGATGAGGCACACCACCAATTTCTACTTTAAGGTTGCAGGTCAGAAGGCCATACATTTCTCCAG AGTTCTGCCACGTGTCTGGTTGGGAAGCTGCCCTCGACAGGTGGAGCACGTGACCATAAAGATGAAGCACGAACTGGGCATCACTGCTGTGATGAACTTTCAGACGGAGTGGGACGTAGTGAACAACTCCAGTGGATGCAGACGTAACCACGAGGAAGCCATGAGCCCTGATGCCTTGATGCATTTGTACAAAGACTGTGGCATTGTGTATGTGTGGCTACCAACACCTGACATGAGCACAGAGG gCCGGATCAGGATGCTTCCCCAGGCTGTATTCCTGCTCCATGGACTCCTGGAAAATGGCCACACCATCTACGTTCACTGCAATGCCGGAGTCGGCAGGTCCACGGCGGCTGTATGCGGCCTTCTCATCTACATCCTCGGCTGGAGCCTCAGGAGGGTGCAGTACTTTGTCACCTCAAGGAGGCCAGCAGTCTACATAGACGAAGAAGCTTTAGTCCAGGCTCAGCAGGACTTCATCCAGAAGTTTG aagaAGATTGTAGAGCCGTATGGCGGTGCTACTCCTTGCTACTCCTTGCCAGAGACACATCTATCCTCAAATCCAATAAATCAAGAAGGACTTTACCCTCTTCCCAGAGGTATTTGCCTTCCAGACATCAAGGAGTACAGTTATCTCTCACAGTCCTTATTTGCAGCATTTCCtccttcatgtttctgtcagaagccatcctcagaaaaacaacaacataa
- the epm2a gene encoding laforin isoform X2 → MLFRFGVILTPESSDVEVLVLGSREEMGHWDPNRAVRMKASQKLPSPDEPCLWTGEVELAEPFKDSLWFKFIRKARDTIIWEGSGPSHDRHCLYDEKNVVNGVYCHPIGHWIEETGHTDEMRHTTNFYFKVAGQKAIHFSRVLPRVWLGSCPRQVEHVTIKMKHELGITAVMNFQTEWDVVNNSSGCRRNHEEAMSPDALMHLYKDCGIVYVWLPTPDMSTEGRIRMLPQAVFLLHGLLENGHTIYVHCNAGVGRSTAAVCGLLIYILGWSLRRVQYFVTSRRPAVYIDEEALVQAQQDFIQKFGQLRSSISYPET, encoded by the exons ATGTTGTTCAGATTCGGTGTCATTCTGACTCCGGAGTCCTCGGACGTGGAGGTTTTAGTTCTGGGTTCGCGTGAGGAAATGGGTCACTGGGACCCGAACAGGGCGGTTCGGATGAAGGCTTCGCAGAAGCTGCCGTCACCAGATGAACCGTGTCTGTGGACCGGAGAAGTGGAGCTGGCCGAGCCGTTCAAAGACTCTCTGTGGTTCAAGTTTATCAGAAAGGCCCGGGACACCATTATCTGGGAAG GTAGCGGACCAAGTCATGACAGGCATTGTTTATATGATGAGAAAAATGTGGTGAATGGAGTGTACTGCCACCCGATTGGTCACTGGATAGAGGAAACAGGACACACTGATGAGATGAGGCACACCACCAATTTCTACTTTAAGGTTGCAGGTCAGAAGGCCATACATTTCTCCAG AGTTCTGCCACGTGTCTGGTTGGGAAGCTGCCCTCGACAGGTGGAGCACGTGACCATAAAGATGAAGCACGAACTGGGCATCACTGCTGTGATGAACTTTCAGACGGAGTGGGACGTAGTGAACAACTCCAGTGGATGCAGACGTAACCACGAGGAAGCCATGAGCCCTGATGCCTTGATGCATTTGTACAAAGACTGTGGCATTGTGTATGTGTGGCTACCAACACCTGACATGAGCACAGAGG gCCGGATCAGGATGCTTCCCCAGGCTGTATTCCTGCTCCATGGACTCCTGGAAAATGGCCACACCATCTACGTTCACTGCAATGCCGGAGTCGGCAGGTCCACGGCGGCTGTATGCGGCCTTCTCATCTACATCCTCGGCTGGAGCCTCAGGAGGGTGCAGTACTTTGTCACCTCAAGGAGGCCAGCAGTCTACATAGACGAAGAAGCTTTAGTCCAGGCTCAGCAGGACTTCATCCAGAAGTTTGGTCAGCTGCGATCATCCATCTCTTACCCAGAAACATGA
- the LOC102225623 gene encoding hydroperoxide isomerase ALOXE3-like isoform X1, with protein sequence MAEYKLEVTTGNMKHAGTTDNIYVILFGSEGQSERTKLDNSGTDFKAGKTRTYTVKPASSLGKLLFIKVEKDPLFIFPENEWYCSKIVVTAPEGDTIVFPCYRWISRGELVELRGGKAMTVFEEEHSLLTDLRKKELELKKSLYKWEITDEKLPHSSHFKDISELPAEIHFSLSKSEQVQYTIRMISSDLKFKGLAGSHKKWKDIDDMKNIFWSKKTTLSEYVSQHWKEDDFFGFQFLNGTNPNVIKRCSKLPPNFPVTDEMVKPFLETGTTLEKEMEKGSIFLCDQKIMDGIPARMRDGNPMYATAGLCLFYMNPERKLIPIAIQLYQQPSEQNPIFLPSDLETDWLLAKLFFRSSDQIEYQAVHHLMSVHYLAEVFAVATLRCFPTIHPLYKLLIPHFRHTLHINIVGRKTLLGPGGALSESSLGEEGLTELMRRALSQMTYSSLCLPENIAARGLETIPNFYYRDDALKVWNYISSFVKSVVEYYYNSDGNVCKDSELQEWINEIFTHGFLKNKLSGCPSFFNTVAEVTKFITMVIFRVSAQHAALNDGQFDYNSWIPNGSLLLCEPPPTTKGQSSMQTLLGVLPNVGDTVKIVSAVWTLSDKYTDVVPLGTYPEEHFDEPALKQMIKEFQAELSYLSEEITARNSQLKIPYPYLNPAVIDNSVTT encoded by the exons atggcTGAATACAAACTGGAAGTGACAACTGGGAACATGAAGCATGCAGGGACAACAGACAACATCTATGTCATCTTGTTTGGGTCAGAAGGGCAAAGTGAGCGCACAAAGTTGGACAATTCTGGGACCGACTTTAAAGCTGGGAAG acaaGGACATACACAGTCAAACCTGCCTCATCTCTGGGGAAACTTCTGTTCATAAAGGTGGAAAAAGATCCTCTTTTCATCTTCCCAGAAAACGAGTGGTACTGCTCCAAAATCGTAGTGACGGCTCCGGAAGGGGACACGATTGTTTTCCCCTGCTATAGATGGATTTCCAGAGGTGAACTTGTGgagctcagaggaggaaaag CCATGACAGTTTTTGAGGAGGAACATTCCCTGTTGACTGATCTTCGAAAAAAAGAACTAGAACTTAAAAAGAGTTTATACAA gTGGGAGATTACTGATGAGAAGTTGCCACATTCCAGTCACTTTAAAGACATATCTGAACTCCCTGCAGAAATTCACTTCTCTTTGTCCAAATCAGAACAGGTTCAATATACAATAAGAATGAT taGCTCTGACCTGAAATTTAAAGGGCTGGCTGGATCCcacaaaaaatggaaagacaTCGATGACATGAAAAATATCTTCTGGTCCAAAAAGACAACACTATCAG agtatGTTTCACAGCACTGGAAGGAAGATGACTTTTTTGGATTCCAGTTTTTGAATGGAACAAACCCCAATGTGATAAAGCGCTGCTCCAAACTTCCCCCAAACTTTCCAGTGACTGATGAGATGGTGAAACCTTTTCTGGAAACTGGAACCACTCTGGAAAAGGAAATGGAG AAAGGCAGTATATTCCTGTGTGACCAGAAGATAATGGATGGAATTCCAGCCAGAATGAGGGATGGAAATCCTATGTACGCGACAGctggtttgtgtttgttctaCATGAACCCTGAGAGAAAACTGATTCCAATTGCAATACAG CTGTACCAACAACCCTCTGAGCAGAACCCCATCTTTCTGCCAAGTGACCTGGAAACAGATTGGCTTCTGGCCAAGCTGTTTTTTAGGAGTTCAGACCAGATTGAATACCAGGCCGTCCATCATCTCATGAGCGTTCACTATCTGGCAGAAGTCTTTGCTGTTGCTACTCTCCGCTGCTTCCCAACTATTCATCCCCTCTATAAG CTACTGATCCCACACTTCCGCCACACTCTACACATAAATATAGTAGGCCGTAAAACTCTTCTTGGACCTGGTGGAGCTTTAAGTGAG AGCTCTCTTGGAGAGGAGGGGCTGACAGAGCTCATGAGAAGAGCGCTGTCTCAGATGACCTACAGCTCCCTCTGTCTGCCAGAGAATATCGCTGCTCGAGGACTGGAGACCATTCCCAACTTCTACTACAGAGATGATGCTTTGAAGGTCTGGAATTATATCAGCAG TTTTGTGAAGTCTGTGGTGGAATATTACTATAACTCTGACGGCAATGTGTGCAAAGACTCTGAGCTGCAAGAATGGATCAATGAGATATTCACACATGGcttcctgaaaaacaaactgtcag GTTGTCCATCGTTCTTTAACACCGTGGCTGAAGTGACCAAGTTCATCACCATGGTGATCTTCAGAGTGTCAGCACAACATGCTGCTCTTAATGATGGACAG TTTGACTACAACTCTTGGATTCCCAATGGCTCCCTCTTGCTATGTGAACCTCCTCCCACCACCAAGGGGCAGTCCAGCATGCAGACGCTTCTGGGGGTTCTCCCAAATGTTGGAGACACAGTAAAGattgtgtcagctgtttggacTCTCTCAGATAAGTACACTGATGTG GTTCCCTTGGGTACATACCCTGAGGAACATTTTGATGAACCTGCCCTGAAGCAGATGATTAAAGAATTTCAAGCTGAGTTGTCTTACTTGAGTGAAGAAATTACAGCAAGAAATTCTCAGCTTAAAATACCCTACCCATATCTGAACCCTGCTGTTATAGACAACAGTGTGACCACTTAG
- the LOC102225623 gene encoding hydroperoxide isomerase ALOXE3-like isoform X2, with the protein MAEYKLEVTTGNMKHAGTTDNIYVILFGSEGQSERTKLDNSGTDFKAGKTRTYTVKPASSLGKLLFIKVEKDPLFIFPENEWYCSKIVVTAPEGDTIVFPCYRWISRGELVELRGGKAMTVFEEEHSLLTDLRKKELELKKSLYKWEITDEKLPHSSHFKDISELPAEIHFSLSKSEQVQYTIRMISDLKFKGLAGSHKKWKDIDDMKNIFWSKKTTLSEYVSQHWKEDDFFGFQFLNGTNPNVIKRCSKLPPNFPVTDEMVKPFLETGTTLEKEMEKGSIFLCDQKIMDGIPARMRDGNPMYATAGLCLFYMNPERKLIPIAIQLYQQPSEQNPIFLPSDLETDWLLAKLFFRSSDQIEYQAVHHLMSVHYLAEVFAVATLRCFPTIHPLYKLLIPHFRHTLHINIVGRKTLLGPGGALSESSLGEEGLTELMRRALSQMTYSSLCLPENIAARGLETIPNFYYRDDALKVWNYISSFVKSVVEYYYNSDGNVCKDSELQEWINEIFTHGFLKNKLSGCPSFFNTVAEVTKFITMVIFRVSAQHAALNDGQFDYNSWIPNGSLLLCEPPPTTKGQSSMQTLLGVLPNVGDTVKIVSAVWTLSDKYTDVVPLGTYPEEHFDEPALKQMIKEFQAELSYLSEEITARNSQLKIPYPYLNPAVIDNSVTT; encoded by the exons atggcTGAATACAAACTGGAAGTGACAACTGGGAACATGAAGCATGCAGGGACAACAGACAACATCTATGTCATCTTGTTTGGGTCAGAAGGGCAAAGTGAGCGCACAAAGTTGGACAATTCTGGGACCGACTTTAAAGCTGGGAAG acaaGGACATACACAGTCAAACCTGCCTCATCTCTGGGGAAACTTCTGTTCATAAAGGTGGAAAAAGATCCTCTTTTCATCTTCCCAGAAAACGAGTGGTACTGCTCCAAAATCGTAGTGACGGCTCCGGAAGGGGACACGATTGTTTTCCCCTGCTATAGATGGATTTCCAGAGGTGAACTTGTGgagctcagaggaggaaaag CCATGACAGTTTTTGAGGAGGAACATTCCCTGTTGACTGATCTTCGAAAAAAAGAACTAGAACTTAAAAAGAGTTTATACAA gTGGGAGATTACTGATGAGAAGTTGCCACATTCCAGTCACTTTAAAGACATATCTGAACTCCCTGCAGAAATTCACTTCTCTTTGTCCAAATCAGAACAGGTTCAATATACAATAAGAATGAT CTCTGACCTGAAATTTAAAGGGCTGGCTGGATCCcacaaaaaatggaaagacaTCGATGACATGAAAAATATCTTCTGGTCCAAAAAGACAACACTATCAG agtatGTTTCACAGCACTGGAAGGAAGATGACTTTTTTGGATTCCAGTTTTTGAATGGAACAAACCCCAATGTGATAAAGCGCTGCTCCAAACTTCCCCCAAACTTTCCAGTGACTGATGAGATGGTGAAACCTTTTCTGGAAACTGGAACCACTCTGGAAAAGGAAATGGAG AAAGGCAGTATATTCCTGTGTGACCAGAAGATAATGGATGGAATTCCAGCCAGAATGAGGGATGGAAATCCTATGTACGCGACAGctggtttgtgtttgttctaCATGAACCCTGAGAGAAAACTGATTCCAATTGCAATACAG CTGTACCAACAACCCTCTGAGCAGAACCCCATCTTTCTGCCAAGTGACCTGGAAACAGATTGGCTTCTGGCCAAGCTGTTTTTTAGGAGTTCAGACCAGATTGAATACCAGGCCGTCCATCATCTCATGAGCGTTCACTATCTGGCAGAAGTCTTTGCTGTTGCTACTCTCCGCTGCTTCCCAACTATTCATCCCCTCTATAAG CTACTGATCCCACACTTCCGCCACACTCTACACATAAATATAGTAGGCCGTAAAACTCTTCTTGGACCTGGTGGAGCTTTAAGTGAG AGCTCTCTTGGAGAGGAGGGGCTGACAGAGCTCATGAGAAGAGCGCTGTCTCAGATGACCTACAGCTCCCTCTGTCTGCCAGAGAATATCGCTGCTCGAGGACTGGAGACCATTCCCAACTTCTACTACAGAGATGATGCTTTGAAGGTCTGGAATTATATCAGCAG TTTTGTGAAGTCTGTGGTGGAATATTACTATAACTCTGACGGCAATGTGTGCAAAGACTCTGAGCTGCAAGAATGGATCAATGAGATATTCACACATGGcttcctgaaaaacaaactgtcag GTTGTCCATCGTTCTTTAACACCGTGGCTGAAGTGACCAAGTTCATCACCATGGTGATCTTCAGAGTGTCAGCACAACATGCTGCTCTTAATGATGGACAG TTTGACTACAACTCTTGGATTCCCAATGGCTCCCTCTTGCTATGTGAACCTCCTCCCACCACCAAGGGGCAGTCCAGCATGCAGACGCTTCTGGGGGTTCTCCCAAATGTTGGAGACACAGTAAAGattgtgtcagctgtttggacTCTCTCAGATAAGTACACTGATGTG GTTCCCTTGGGTACATACCCTGAGGAACATTTTGATGAACCTGCCCTGAAGCAGATGATTAAAGAATTTCAAGCTGAGTTGTCTTACTTGAGTGAAGAAATTACAGCAAGAAATTCTCAGCTTAAAATACCCTACCCATATCTGAACCCTGCTGTTATAGACAACAGTGTGACCACTTAG